One Arcobacter sp. FWKO B genomic window, GCACTTCTTTTTATATTTTGTGCTCCTTGGTAATTTACCTCATGTAGTATGATGCTATCACCTTTGTTTACTTGAAATTCAAGAGCTAAACTGTATTCATTGATTGGCTTAATATCAATTTCAACAACAGAACCAAGATATCCTTCTCTTTCAAGTTCTTCAAGTAAAGCTTTTTTAGCTTTTTCTACCCTTTGCTTCGAATAAATACTTCCTTTTTTTATACCCATCATTGTATATAATACTTTTTTATCATCATCTCTAGTTTTGTATCCAGTGATATCAATTTTAGCAATTGATGGCTTTTCTTTAAAACTAAGAGTAACTACACCATTGTCTTCATAAACCAAAATATCATCAAAATATCCAAATTGAAAGAATTTTTTTAATGTGTTATCAATTTTTGTAATATCGATGTTGTCTCCGACTTTGAAATCAATTGTTTCAAAAGCAATTTTTTCAGAAACTCTGGCTAAGTTTTCAAATTTTATCTCTTTTATTTGTGTAGCACTCACAGAAGATGCTAGTATAAATGGTAGTAATATTTTTGAAGTCTTATTCACGGTTAGCCTTTTACTAAATTTTAAACAAGAGTCTACCTAAAGTTAGTTTAAAGTATAATTACAAATAAGATAAATGTAATAATCTAAAAGGTAAAAAATGACTATAGGAATTGTTGGTATAGGGCTAATGGGTGGTTCATTTGCCAAAGCATTAAAAAAATATAAATTAGCTAGTAAAATATTAGGTTATGATCACAACAAAGAACACCAAAAAACTGCACTTGAACTTAATTTAGTAGATGAAATTTGCGATTTGAATACTTTAAAACAATGTGATATGATAGTGCTTTGCATCCCTGTTGATGGGATAATAGCATTTTCAAAAGAGTTAGTTGAGATATCAAAAAATACGACAATAGTCGATTTTGGAAGTACAAAAGAGTTAATATTAAAAAATATACCGACACAAATAAGGGAAAACTTTGTAGCAGCTCATCCAATGACTGGGACAGAAAAATTTGGACCAAGTGCAGCAATAGATGGGCTTTATGAAGATAAAATTGTAGTTTTATGTGATGTATGTGATAATAGCTCATACCATCTTGAAAAAGTCACAAATATTTTCAAATCAATTGGTATGAGAATCATTCAAATGGATGCCAAAGAGCATGACATACACGCTTGTTACATGAGTCATCTTCCTCACGCTGTATCATATGCTCTAGCAAAAACAGTAATGTCTCATGAAAATCCAAATGCAATTATTACTTTAGCAGCTGGTGGATTTAGAGATATGAGTCGGATTGCAAAAAGTTCACCAAATATGTGGTGTGATATTTTTAGACAAAATAGAACCAATTTGCTAGATGCACTCAATATTTATGAATCAAAACTTGCCATGCTTAAAGAGATGCTTCAAAATGAAGACTATGATGGCATACATAAGTATATGGCAAAGGCCAATACTTTGCATGACATATTAAAATAGGTAAAATCTAATATCCACTATTCACGACTCACTTTTTTGTGCGATAGCACAAAAAATAGGGTAGTGTTCTTTTGCTATGTAAACATTTTCGTAAAATATTATTTCAAATCCATTTTCTTCTAAAGTAGAGGTTAGTTTGTCTTTGTCAAATCCAAAATGCTCCACTCCCTCTAGATTTTCACCGTGAAAAGTGCCATCTTCTTTGTCTAGGTCACTTATTGCTAGATAACCACCATCTTTTAGTGCGATATTAGCTTTTGATATGAAATCGGTTGTATCTTTTATATGGTGTAATGTCATAGATGTGACGATGAGATTAAAACTATTTTGTGGCAAGTGGTTGTCGTTAATATTGTGTTTTTCACATTTTACACTATCAAGATTGTAATCTTTTATTTTTTGGTTGTAAACTTCAAGCATACCATCACTAAAATCCATCCCTGTGATGCTTCTTACATCATCCACAAAGCCAAAAGAGACAAGCCCAGTGCCACATCCATAGTCAAGTAAATCAAAGTTTTTAATATTTGGTATTTTTTCTTTTATTGTTTTTATAAAAGTTTGTGCAATATCAACTCTTGTACTTTTTTTATCCCAAGTGTGAGCTAGTAAATCAAATTTATTTGCCATAATTTCTATATCCTAATATATTTTTTGGTATTATAACTAAAAATTTATTAGGCATTTTTATGTATATAAACTTAGGGCAAAATATTAAGGCTTTTTATACTACCATAGATGATGGTAATATGGCTTATTATACCACTGATGATAAGCAAAGTGTTGATAACAATAGAACAAAAATAGCATTAAAATATGATATTAGTTTGGATAGATTAAAATATATGAATCAAGTTCATGGTAATCATATCCAAGTGGTTGATACCTTATCTCCAAGTATGATATTGGAGTGTGATGGGATTATAACCAATGAAACAAATCTCCCTTTGATGGTGCAAGTTGCTGATTGTATAGGGATTATGTTTTATGATGGCGTAATTGGTGTGATAGGGATTGCCCATGCTGGACGAAATGGGACTTTTTTGGATATATCTTCACAAATGGTAGCTAAAATGGTAGATACTTTTGGCTCAAACCCAAAAGATATTAAGGTAAATCTTAGTCCAAGCATACAAAAGTGTTGCTATGAAGTAGATGCAAAAATGGCAGAGTTTGTGAAGTCAAATTTTGGTAGTGAATTTGTAAATGGAAGATTGATAGACCTTCAAGGGATTAATAAAATGCAACTTATAAAACGAGGTATAAAAGAAGAAAATATCACCATATCAAAGATTTGCACAAAATGTTCAAATGAGCCGTATTTTTCATATAGGAATGATTCTGGTTGTGGGAGATTTGCAGGGGTTATAGTTAATAGTTAATGCTTAGTAGGTGTTAGGTTTTATTATTTACAACTTATAACCTATAATTCACAAAAAAGACAAGCCCAGATGAATCTGGGGTTCCAAGGAGGGGAAATGACAAATAAAATAGTAGCTAGTGAGGATTTGAAATATATTTGGCATCCTTGTACTCAGATGAAAGATCATGAAAATATACCGCTTATTCCTATCAAAAAAGCAAACGGAATATATATTGAAGATTTTGAAGGTAATGTTTATCTTGATGGTATAAGTAGCTGGTGGGTAAATAATCTAGGTCATTGTAATCCTTGTATTACAAAAAAAATCAAAAAACAACTTGATACACTAGAGCATGTTATATTTGCTGGATTTACTCACAAAAGTGCAGTACAATTATCCAAAAAACTTGTAGAGATTACTCCTCAAGGGCTAAATAAGGTTTTTTATGCAGATAATGGCTCAAGTGGTATTGAAGTGGCTTTAAAACTGAGCTATCACTATTTCAAAAATATTGATGAAAATAGACCATATTTTGTATCACTCAAAAATTCTTATCACGGGGAAACCCTAGGGGCTTTGGCTATAAGCGATACAGGACTTTATAAAGATGTATATAGTGATATTTTGATAACTTCCTTGCATGTACAAAACCCACAAGATCAAAGTGAAGATGAAGCATTAAAAGCTGTAAATGATTTGGAAGTTTTATTGGAAGCTAGACA contains:
- a CDS encoding prephenate dehydrogenase, with protein sequence MTIGIVGIGLMGGSFAKALKKYKLASKILGYDHNKEHQKTALELNLVDEICDLNTLKQCDMIVLCIPVDGIIAFSKELVEISKNTTIVDFGSTKELILKNIPTQIRENFVAAHPMTGTEKFGPSAAIDGLYEDKIVVLCDVCDNSSYHLEKVTNIFKSIGMRIIQMDAKEHDIHACYMSHLPHAVSYALAKTVMSHENPNAIITLAAGGFRDMSRIAKSSPNMWCDIFRQNRTNLLDALNIYESKLAMLKEMLQNEDYDGIHKYMAKANTLHDILK
- a CDS encoding class I SAM-dependent DNA methyltransferase, with amino-acid sequence MANKFDLLAHTWDKKSTRVDIAQTFIKTIKEKIPNIKNFDLLDYGCGTGLVSFGFVDDVRSITGMDFSDGMLEVYNQKIKDYNLDSVKCEKHNINDNHLPQNSFNLIVTSMTLHHIKDTTDFISKANIALKDGGYLAISDLDKEDGTFHGENLEGVEHFGFDKDKLTSTLEENGFEIIFYENVYIAKEHYPIFCAIAQKSES
- the pgeF gene encoding peptidoglycan editing factor PgeF, with product MYINLGQNIKAFYTTIDDGNMAYYTTDDKQSVDNNRTKIALKYDISLDRLKYMNQVHGNHIQVVDTLSPSMILECDGIITNETNLPLMVQVADCIGIMFYDGVIGVIGIAHAGRNGTFLDISSQMVAKMVDTFGSNPKDIKVNLSPSIQKCCYEVDAKMAEFVKSNFGSEFVNGRLIDLQGINKMQLIKRGIKEENITISKICTKCSNEPYFSYRNDSGCGRFAGVIVNS